A region of Lycium barbarum isolate Lr01 chromosome 3, ASM1917538v2, whole genome shotgun sequence DNA encodes the following proteins:
- the LOC132630768 gene encoding protein root UVB sensitive 5 isoform X2 codes for MSFSLQFNYPILSFHYDGTRTHPFRLLCTSPQFDSSISRDEEEATKDSYGENDKGHIVLVEKYRNGTLKRYVIDSDSEMKMFLEEHVPTTTGSQDLDISGMELSWLPKVIKDFVLPSGFPDTVSDDYLDYMLLQFPTNVTGWICHTLVTSSLLKAFGVGSFSGTSAAATAAASAAAIRWVSKDGIGALGRFFIGGRFGNLFDDDPKQWRMYADFIGSAGSIFDLCTPLYPSYFLPLASLGNLAKAVARGLKDPSFRVIQNHFALAGNLGDVAAKEEVWEVAAELLGLSLGILALDTPGISKSYPTLALTWLSVRILHLWFRYQSLAVLQFNTINLKRARILVNSHVLHCTVPGISECNRTENILLWQRFLKPRIIFEVSLEEMINGGKYRSMIKQLLNLYKEEKYFLVINQQKPTDFQVFVSFKEGATSISVLRSVWQTYWLYQNWGWSDNIFDRLEQSLVELKDRFPDLLQQLNDAGWDTTNLSLKVPREMSIKELPALN; via the exons ATGTCTTTTTCTCTGCAATTCAACTACCCCATCTTAAGCTTTCATTATGATGGGACTAGAACTCATCCCTTTAGATTATTGTGTACTTCTCCACAATTTGATTCTTCTATCAGcagagatgaagaagaagctaCTAAAGACTCATATGG GGAAAATGATAAAGGGCATATAGTTTTAGTGGAGAAGTACAGGAATGGAACTTTGAAAAG GTATGTTATAGATAGTGACTCTGAAATGAAAATGTTTCTTGAGGAGCATGTGCCCACGACTACTGGATCCCAAGATCTTGATATCTCTGGCATGGAGTTATCGTGGCTGCCTAAGGTTATCAAGGATTTTGTGTTACCATCAGGTTTCCCAG ATACAGTTTCAGATGATTACTTGGACTACATGTTGCTTCAGTTCCCAACCAATGTAACTGGGTGGATCTGTCACACGCTGGTGACTTCAAGTCTCTTAAAGGCAT TTGGAGTGGGCTCTTTCTCTGGAACTTCCGCAGCTGCTACTGCTGCTGCTTCTGCTGCTGCCATCAG ATGGGTTTCAAAGGATGGAATTGGTGCCCTTGGACGCTTTTTTATAG GTGGGCGGTTTGGAAATCTTTTTGATGATGATCCAAAACAATGGCGCATGTATGCAGATTTCATTGGCAGTGCAGGAAG TATATTTGATCTCTGTACCCCTCTCTATCCATCTTATTTCCTACCTTTAGCATCTCTTGGAAATCTTGCCAAG GCTGTAGCGAGGGGGCTAAAGGACCCTTCATTCCGGGTTATACAAAACCACTTTGCTCTGGCTGGAAATTTGGGAGACGTAGCAGCAAAG GAGGAAGTCTGGGAAGTAGCTGCTGAGCTGCTAGGTCTTTCTCTCGGCATACTAGCCTTG GATACACCTGGTATCTCAAAGTCTTATCCTACATTGGCACTAACATGGTTAAGTGTGCGGATCCTACATCTTTGGTTTCGCTATCAGTCTCTTGCAGTTCTGCAATTCAACACG ATAAATCTCAAACGGGCTCGAATATTAGTGAACTCCCATGTTTTACACTGTACAGTTCCAG GAATCAGTGAATGCAATAGGACGGAGAATATTTTATTGTGGCAAAGATTCTTAAAGCCACGTATTATTTTTGAGGTATCTTTGGAGGAGATGATCAATGGAGGCAAATACAGATCCATG ATCAAGCAACTCCTTAATCTGTACAAGgaggaaaaatattttcttgtaaTAAATCAACAGAAGCCAACAGATTTTCAGGTCTTTGTATCTTTCAAG GAAGGAGCCACAAGCATATCGGTGTTACGAAGTGTATGGCAAACCTATTGGCTATATCAAAACTGGGGCTGGTCAGATAATATCTTTGATCGGCTTGAACAGAGCTTAGtcgaattgaaggatagatttcCTGATCTATTACAACAACTAAATGATGCTGGATGGGATACAACTAATTTAAGTTTAAAGGTCCCAAGAGAAATGTCGATCAAGGAGCTTCCTGCCTTGAATTAG
- the LOC132630768 gene encoding protein root UVB sensitive 5 isoform X1 yields the protein MSFSLQFNYPILSFHYDGTRTHPFRLLCTSPQFDSSISRDEEEATKDSYGENDKGHIVLVEKYRNGTLKRYVIDSDSEMKMFLEEHVPTTTGSQDLDISGMELSWLPKVIKDFVLPSGFPDTVSDDYLDYMLLQFPTNVTGWICHTLVTSSLLKAFGVGSFSGTSAAATAAASAAAIRWVSKDGIGALGRFFIGGRFGNLFDDDPKQWRMYADFIGSAGSIFDLCTPLYPSYFLPLASLGNLAKAVARGLKDPSFRVIQNHFALAGNLGDVAAKEEVWEVAAELLGLSLGILALDTPGISKSYPTLALTWLSVRILHLWFRYQSLAVLQFNTINLKRARILVNSHVLHCTVPGISECNRTENILLWQRFLKPRIIFEVSLEEMINGGKYRSMQIKQLLNLYKEEKYFLVINQQKPTDFQVFVSFKEGATSISVLRSVWQTYWLYQNWGWSDNIFDRLEQSLVELKDRFPDLLQQLNDAGWDTTNLSLKVPREMSIKELPALN from the exons ATGTCTTTTTCTCTGCAATTCAACTACCCCATCTTAAGCTTTCATTATGATGGGACTAGAACTCATCCCTTTAGATTATTGTGTACTTCTCCACAATTTGATTCTTCTATCAGcagagatgaagaagaagctaCTAAAGACTCATATGG GGAAAATGATAAAGGGCATATAGTTTTAGTGGAGAAGTACAGGAATGGAACTTTGAAAAG GTATGTTATAGATAGTGACTCTGAAATGAAAATGTTTCTTGAGGAGCATGTGCCCACGACTACTGGATCCCAAGATCTTGATATCTCTGGCATGGAGTTATCGTGGCTGCCTAAGGTTATCAAGGATTTTGTGTTACCATCAGGTTTCCCAG ATACAGTTTCAGATGATTACTTGGACTACATGTTGCTTCAGTTCCCAACCAATGTAACTGGGTGGATCTGTCACACGCTGGTGACTTCAAGTCTCTTAAAGGCAT TTGGAGTGGGCTCTTTCTCTGGAACTTCCGCAGCTGCTACTGCTGCTGCTTCTGCTGCTGCCATCAG ATGGGTTTCAAAGGATGGAATTGGTGCCCTTGGACGCTTTTTTATAG GTGGGCGGTTTGGAAATCTTTTTGATGATGATCCAAAACAATGGCGCATGTATGCAGATTTCATTGGCAGTGCAGGAAG TATATTTGATCTCTGTACCCCTCTCTATCCATCTTATTTCCTACCTTTAGCATCTCTTGGAAATCTTGCCAAG GCTGTAGCGAGGGGGCTAAAGGACCCTTCATTCCGGGTTATACAAAACCACTTTGCTCTGGCTGGAAATTTGGGAGACGTAGCAGCAAAG GAGGAAGTCTGGGAAGTAGCTGCTGAGCTGCTAGGTCTTTCTCTCGGCATACTAGCCTTG GATACACCTGGTATCTCAAAGTCTTATCCTACATTGGCACTAACATGGTTAAGTGTGCGGATCCTACATCTTTGGTTTCGCTATCAGTCTCTTGCAGTTCTGCAATTCAACACG ATAAATCTCAAACGGGCTCGAATATTAGTGAACTCCCATGTTTTACACTGTACAGTTCCAG GAATCAGTGAATGCAATAGGACGGAGAATATTTTATTGTGGCAAAGATTCTTAAAGCCACGTATTATTTTTGAGGTATCTTTGGAGGAGATGATCAATGGAGGCAAATACAGATCCATG CAGATCAAGCAACTCCTTAATCTGTACAAGgaggaaaaatattttcttgtaaTAAATCAACAGAAGCCAACAGATTTTCAGGTCTTTGTATCTTTCAAG GAAGGAGCCACAAGCATATCGGTGTTACGAAGTGTATGGCAAACCTATTGGCTATATCAAAACTGGGGCTGGTCAGATAATATCTTTGATCGGCTTGAACAGAGCTTAGtcgaattgaaggatagatttcCTGATCTATTACAACAACTAAATGATGCTGGATGGGATACAACTAATTTAAGTTTAAAGGTCCCAAGAGAAATGTCGATCAAGGAGCTTCCTGCCTTGAATTAG
- the LOC132630769 gene encoding thylakoid ADP,ATP carrier protein, chloroplastic-like has product MKKNRPVLVSISIPGLELSNTISPPQQWVSSKQTGCNFSNFGCISLSENLDEKAGFKGLNPTTAQLLKHPLAMVALVPREAALFAAGAIAGAAAKSVTAPLDRIKLLMQTHGLRAGQEAAKKGIGFIEAFALIGKEEGIKGYWKGNLPQVIRIIPYSAVQLFAYETYKKLLQGKDGELSVIGRLAAGACAGMTSTFVTYPLDVLRLRLAVDPGYKTMSEVALNMLREEGVASFYNGLGPSLIGIAPYIAVNFCVFDLVKKALPEKYQKRTEATLATGLISATIATLMCYPLDTVRRQMQMRGTPYNTILDAFPGIVARDGIVGLYRGFVPNALKTLPNSSIRLTTFDTVKRLIARSEKEFQKIMEENRRQKAE; this is encoded by the exons ATGAAGAAGAACCGACCCGTTTTAGTATCCATATCCATTCCGGGTCTTGAATTATCTAACACCATCAGTCCACCACAACAATGGGTCAGTTCTAAACAAACTGGGTGTAATTTCTCCAATTTTGGTTGTATTTCATTATCAGAGAATTTGGATGAAAAAGCTGGATTCAAAGGGTTAAATCCAACAACAGCACAATTACTAAAACACCCTTTAGCAATGGTAGCTTTGGTACCAAGAGAAGCAGCATTGTTTGCTGCAGGTGCTATTGCTGGTGCTGCTGCTAAGTCTGTTACTGCACCTCTTGACCGTATTAAGCTCCTCATGCAG ACACATGGACTAAGAGCTGGGCAAGAGGCTGCAAAGAAAGGAATCGGATTCATTGAG GCGTTTGCATTGATTGGGAAGGAGGAAGGTATCAAAGGATACTGGAAAGGAAACCTTCCACAG GTGATACGGATCATACCTTATAGTGCGGTGCAGTTATTTGCTTATGAAACCTACAAG AAACTTCTTCAAGGAAAGGATGGGGAGCTTTCTGTGATTGGAAGACTAGCAGCAGGTGCTTGTGCTGGCATGACTTCTACTTTT GTAACGTACCCACTAGATGTTCTCAGGTTGAGATTAGCAGTAGACCCTGGGTATAAAACGATGAGTGAG GTTGCTTTAAACATGCTGAGAGAGGAAGGCGTTGCATCCTTTTATAATGGTCTCGGGCCCTCTCTCATTGGCATAGCTCCATATATCGCTGTGAACTTTTGTGTTTTTGACTT GGTGAAGAAAGCTTTGCCAGAGAAATATCAGAAACGAACTGAAGCAACGCTAGCTACAGGTTTGATTTCAGCAACTATTGCCACTCTAATGTGCTATCCATTGGACACAGTGAGAAGGCAAATGCAAATGAGGGGTACACCTTATAATACAATTTTGGATGCCTTCCCAG GTATAGTGGCACGTGATGGTATAGTTGGATTGTACAGGGGTTTTGTTCCCAATGCACTGAAAACTCTCCCTAATAGCAG CATTAGGCTTACCACTTTTGACACTGTTAAGCGTTTGATAGCAAGAAGTGAGAAAGAGTTCCAGAAAATTATGGAGGAAAACCGCAGGCAAAAGGCAGAATAA